The sequence below is a genomic window from Flavobacterium lipolyticum.
ACCCTTTTTTTTATTGTTTGTATGTCGTTATACCGTCAAAGCTTCTTTGATTCTGCGTAATGCTTCTTTTAAGATATCGTCGCTTGTAGCATAAGAGAAACGGATACAATTTGGGTTTCCAAAGGCATCACCAGTTACCGTTGCTACGTTGGCCTCTCCTAAAAGATACATCGAAAGATCGTTTGCATCTTTAATTTCAGTTCCTCTTAATGTTTTTCCGAAGAAAGAAGAAACGTCAGGGAAAACATAAAAAGCTCCTTCCGGAACGTTGATTTTTACACCAGGAATTTCTTTAAGTAATCCAACAACTAAATCTCTGCGAGTATGGAAAGCCTGAACCATGTGGTTTAATACACTCGGATCGGCTTCTACAGCTGTAATTGTGGCACGTTGTGCTACAGAATTTGCTCCGGAAGTTACTTGTCCCTGGATTTTTACACACGCTTTTGCAATGAATTCAGGAGCTCCGATATAACCAATTCTGTATCCTGTCATAGCAAATGCTTTTGCAACTCCGTTTACAGTGATCGTTTTTTCTAACATTCCCGGAATTGATCCGATGCTGCAGAAAGTCCCTGAGAAATTGATGTGCTCATAAATTTCGTCTGAAACTACATAAATATTTGGATGTTTTTCCAACACTTTTGCAAGCGCTGTCAATTCTTCTCTGCTGTATACAGATCCGGATGGGTTGCAAGGAGAAGAGAACCACATCATTTTTGTTTTTGGTGTGA
It includes:
- a CDS encoding pyridoxal phosphate-dependent aminotransferase, which codes for MNHILSDRINNLATSQTLAMAALARELKAQGKDIISLSLGEPDFNTPDFIKEAVKKAVDENYSTYSPVEGYLELREAICKKFKRDNALEYKPSQIVVSTGAKQSLYNIAQVMLNDGDEVILPAPYWVSYFEIVKLSGGVPVEVPTSVDTDFKMTPEQLEAAITPKTKMMWFSSPCNPSGSVYSREELTALAKVLEKHPNIYVVSDEIYEHINFSGTFCSIGSIPGMLEKTITVNGVAKAFAMTGYRIGYIGAPEFIAKACVKIQGQVTSGANSVAQRATITAVEADPSVLNHMVQAFHTRRDLVVGLLKEIPGVKINVPEGAFYVFPDVSSFFGKTLRGTEIKDANDLSMYLLGEANVATVTGDAFGNPNCIRFSYATSDDILKEALRRIKEALTV